In Amaranthus tricolor cultivar Red isolate AtriRed21 chromosome 3, ASM2621246v1, whole genome shotgun sequence, a single window of DNA contains:
- the LOC130808513 gene encoding uncharacterized protein LOC130808513, with translation MASMNERLKSRDKLAVLGLIPTDTCPLCGLISESYSHLFFACTYSLQCLRDILTWLGIRIVSDSLADFTSRKWKCATAKRKISTIALCSLTYEIWSARNDSVWNFKVPMVSRVTRQVKLAVKSRVFAYPNQKR, from the coding sequence ATGGCAAGCATGAATGAGAGGTTGAAGTCTAGAGACAAGTTGGCTGTACTAGGGCTCATCCCTACTGATACATGTCCATTATGTGGTTTAATATCAGAATCTTATTCTCATCTGTTTTTTGCTTGTACATATAGCCTTCAATGTCTTCGAGACATTTTGACATGGTTGGGTATCAGGATTGTTAGTGATTCCCTTGCTGATTTTACATCTCGGAAGTGGAAGTGTGCTACAGCGAAGAGGAAGATTTCTACTATTGCACTATGCAGTCTTACGTATGAAATCTGGAGTGCTCGGAATGATTCGGTTTGGAATTTTAAAGTCCCAATGGTAAGTAGGGTTACTAGGCAGGTGAAACTTGCAGTAAAGAGCAGAGTTTTTGCATATCCCAATCAAAAGCGTTAA